Proteins encoded in a region of the Vicia villosa cultivar HV-30 ecotype Madison, WI linkage group LG5, Vvil1.0, whole genome shotgun sequence genome:
- the LOC131605295 gene encoding glucan endo-1,3-beta-glucosidase-like, whose product MSIKRACPTGWSMLFEVDTAGARAQTCCRNCECCFGGSGHRRMQAKQHLHGKELLALLAKNQQNGPAIKYRFYTAETFVAVVVIDSVLSMTHTPLELESCVGDLFLFYVDAFFISKVSKLLSKDNGDVWDCTAATTSVSMALLEVIKKNRFSKILKNNSKRLTILFFHPDYNEAQYVLTALQNIQKAISSANLQGQIKVSIAIDMTLIGNSYPPKDGVFTDQAKSYIQPIINFLVSNGSPLLANVYPYFAYIGNEQNIHLDYALFNQQGNNDAGYQNLFDAQLDSVYAALGQVGGSSLQIVVSESGWPSAGGDGATTVDNASTYYNNLINHVKSGNGTPLKPGTAIETYLFAMFDENLKTGASTEQHFGLFNPDKSPKYQISFN is encoded by the exons ATGTCGATAAAGAGAGCATGTCCTACGGGGTGGAGCATGTTGTTTGAAGTTGATACAGCTGGAGCAAGAGCTCAAACGT GTTGTCGTAATTGTGAGTGTTGCTTTGGAGGTTCTGGACATCGACGTATGCAGGCAAAGCAGCATTTACATGGGAAAGAACTACTGGCTTTGTTGGCCAAAAATCAGCAGAATGGGCCAGCGATTAAGTACA GATTCTATACAGCTGAGACTTTTGTTGCAGTAG TTGTTATTGATTCTGTTTTAAG TATGACGCATACTCCGTTGGAGTTGGAGTCTTGTGTTGgtgatttgtttttgttttatgttgatgCTTTTTTTAT TTCAAAAGTATCCAAACTATTGTCAAAAGATAACGGTGATGTTTGGGATTGTACTGCCGCAACTACAAGTGTATCGATGGCATTGCTTGAAGTTATCAAGAAGAATCGTTTTAGTAAGATCCTCAAGAACAATAGCAAAAG GCTTACCATATTATTTTTTCACCCTGATTACAATGAGGCCCAATACGTTCTCACTGCTTTACAAAACATTCAAAAAGCAATTTCATCAGCCAATTTACAAGGCCAAATCAAGGTCTCAATAGCAATAGACATGACTTTGATCGGTAATTCCTATCCTCCCAAGGATGGTGTTTTTACTGACCAAGCAAAGTCATATATACAACCAATCATCAACTTCCTAGTGAGCAATGGATCACCACTTCTTGCAAATGTGTATCCGTACTTTGCTTATATCGGAAATGAACAAAACATTCATCTTGACTATGCTCTTTTTAATCAGCAAGGAAACAATGACGCTGGTTACCAAAATCTCTTTGACGCGCAGTTAGATTCAGTATATGCTGCACTTGGGCAAGTTGGAGGATCCAGTTTGCAGATAGTTGTGTCTGAGAGTGGATGGCCGTCTGCTGGTGGAGATGGAGCCACAACTGTCGACAATGCTTCCACATATTATAATAATTTGATTAATCACGTAAAGAGTGGGAATGGGACTCCGTTGAAGCCTGGTACAGCTATTGAGACTTACTTGTTTGCCATGTTTGATGAAAATTTAAAGACTGGTGCATCAACTGAACAACATTTTGGTCTATTTAACCCTGACAAATCACCTAAGTATCAAATAAGtttcaattaa